A single region of the Rhodospirillales bacterium genome encodes:
- a CDS encoding YdcH family protein: MSLDERIESLRSKHRALEAAIEVENNRPHPDDIEINRLKKQKLSIKDEIAGLEAKVGQPAVS; encoded by the coding sequence ATGAGCCTGGATGAGCGGATTGAGTCGCTGCGTTCGAAACACCGTGCTCTCGAAGCGGCAATCGAGGTCGAGAACAACCGCCCTCATCCCGATGACATCGAAATCAACAGGCTCAAGAAACAGAAACTCTCCATAAAGGACGAAATCGCCGGGCTCGAAGCCAAGGTCGGCCAACCCGCTGTGAGCTAG
- a CDS encoding type II toxin-antitoxin system RatA family toxin codes for MTVYTASRSIKQPQEVIFDLVADVERYPEFLPLWKCARIIGRDGNTYATEQMVGFGPVRERFRTKTVLVRPTLIEVTSTDRLFRNFFIRWDLDSAAEGCRVGIALRWEVRSRILQKAIDLVLPETAEKMIDSFERRAAAGHLGRRP; via the coding sequence AGCATCAAGCAGCCGCAGGAGGTGATCTTCGATCTCGTCGCCGACGTCGAACGCTATCCGGAATTTCTGCCCCTGTGGAAGTGCGCGCGCATCATCGGGCGGGACGGCAACACCTATGCCACCGAGCAGATGGTCGGCTTCGGGCCGGTCCGCGAGCGCTTCCGCACCAAGACCGTCCTTGTGCGACCGACGTTGATCGAGGTGACATCGACAGACCGCCTCTTTCGCAACTTTTTCATCCGCTGGGACCTGGATTCGGCCGCGGAGGGCTGCCGGGTCGGCATCGCGTTGCGATGGGAGGTGCGCTCCCGCATTCTGCAGAAGGCGATCGATCTTGTCCTTCCGGAGACCGCAGAGAAAATGATCGACTCGTTTGAGCGCCGGGCCGCCGCCGGACACCTCGGCCGCCGACCCTGA
- a CDS encoding universal stress protein: MEAAVGLAQRLGSTLIGFFAVTGTDRRAAPDIGDTVKGALRKSAAAANVPVAYFEFLANRYPETNNAIIVASRHCDMTIVGQRDPDRSGGSVPDNLVEQVVTRSGRPVLIIPYAGRFPSLGRRVVIAWNGSREAARTVQDALPILVDADHVTVLSLSPGEEERPAMPPGLADIGVYLSAHGISATNDRITVDRDQIEPADAFLSYLADTSTDLAVIGAAGESGSRGWSRRSLTGAILDNMTTPLLISS, from the coding sequence GTGGAAGCTGCAGTAGGGCTGGCGCAGCGTCTCGGCTCCACCCTCATCGGTTTCTTCGCCGTCACCGGAACGGACCGTCGCGCTGCACCGGACATCGGCGATACCGTCAAAGGCGCGCTTCGCAAGAGCGCCGCGGCGGCGAATGTGCCGGTCGCGTACTTCGAATTTCTTGCCAACCGCTATCCGGAGACCAACAACGCCATCATCGTCGCGTCCCGCCATTGCGACATGACAATCGTTGGCCAGCGTGATCCGGATCGGAGCGGCGGCAGCGTGCCGGACAATCTGGTGGAGCAGGTGGTAACGCGGTCGGGTCGGCCGGTGCTGATCATCCCCTATGCCGGCCGCTTTCCGTCGCTCGGGCGGCGCGTGGTCATCGCCTGGAACGGAAGCCGAGAGGCGGCGCGCACGGTTCAGGATGCGCTGCCAATCCTTGTCGACGCCGACCATGTCACGGTGCTGTCGCTGAGCCCCGGCGAGGAGGAACGCCCGGCCATGCCGCCCGGCCTGGCCGACATCGGCGTCTATCTGAGCGCGCACGGAATCAGCGCGACGAACGACCGCATCACCGTCGATCGCGATCAGATCGAGCCGGCCGATGCGTTCCTGTCCTACCTGGCGGACACCTCGACCGACCTCGCCGTCATCGGCGCCGCCGGCGAAAGCGGCAGCCGCGGCTGGAGCCGCCGCAGCCTCACCGGCGCCATTCTCGACAACATGACGACACCGTTGCTGATCTCGTCCTGA
- a CDS encoding acyl-CoA synthetase: MADTGAQPDNAYEQDLDRRLANFAALTPLGLIERAAAVYPDRPAVVHGDRSYVWSETYARCRRLASALAQHGIGVGDTVAVMAANTPELYEAHFGVPMTGAVLNALNTRLDAASIAFCLNHGGAKVLITDREFAPIVAAALEEVERELLVIDIDDALARQRGPRLGAMDYEAFLQTGDPDFAWQPPDDEWRAISLNYTSGTTGNPKGVVYHHRGAYLLALGNIVSWEMAHHPVYLWTLPMFHCNGWCFPWTLAAVAGTSVCLRAVTGKAIFDAIADQGVTHFCGAPIVLGMVIGAPAGERRPFEQTVRVMTAAAPPPASTLAAMEREGFRVTHVYGLTEVYGPAVVCAWKSEWNDLPIEEQADLKSRQGVRYPVLEGLEVMDPETMTPVPADGTTIGEVMFRGNVVMRGYLKNPAATKEAFAGGWFHSGDLGVRHPDGYIQLKDRSKDIIISGGENISSIEVEDVLYRHPAVLAVAVVAKPDDTWGETPCAFVELRPGAAEVSADDIIAFCRANLARYKCPRHVVFCELPKTSTGKIQKFKLRDMARQ; the protein is encoded by the coding sequence ATGGCCGACACCGGCGCCCAGCCTGATAACGCCTATGAACAGGATCTCGACCGCAGGCTGGCCAACTTCGCCGCGCTGACGCCGCTCGGTTTGATCGAGCGGGCCGCAGCCGTATACCCCGACCGCCCGGCCGTGGTTCACGGCGATCGCAGCTACGTCTGGTCCGAAACGTACGCCCGGTGTCGCCGCCTTGCGAGCGCGCTTGCGCAGCATGGTATCGGCGTCGGCGATACGGTTGCCGTAATGGCTGCCAACACGCCGGAGCTGTACGAGGCGCACTTCGGGGTGCCGATGACCGGCGCGGTGCTCAACGCCCTCAATACCCGGCTCGATGCGGCGAGCATCGCCTTCTGCCTCAACCACGGCGGCGCCAAGGTGCTGATCACCGACCGCGAGTTCGCTCCCATCGTCGCCGCCGCGCTCGAAGAGGTAGAGCGGGAGCTCCTGGTCATCGACATCGACGACGCATTGGCCCGTCAGCGCGGCCCCCGCCTCGGGGCGATGGACTACGAGGCGTTTCTTCAGACCGGCGACCCCGACTTCGCTTGGCAGCCGCCGGACGACGAGTGGCGGGCGATCAGCCTCAACTACACGTCCGGCACCACCGGCAACCCCAAGGGCGTCGTCTATCACCACCGCGGCGCGTACCTGCTCGCGCTTGGCAACATCGTGTCGTGGGAGATGGCGCACCATCCCGTTTATCTGTGGACGCTGCCGATGTTCCACTGCAACGGATGGTGCTTCCCATGGACCCTGGCGGCCGTCGCCGGCACCAGCGTCTGCCTCCGCGCCGTCACCGGCAAGGCGATCTTTGACGCCATCGCCGACCAGGGCGTCACCCACTTCTGCGGCGCGCCGATCGTCCTCGGCATGGTCATCGGCGCTCCTGCCGGCGAACGGCGACCCTTCGAGCAAACGGTCCGCGTCATGACCGCCGCCGCGCCGCCACCGGCCTCGACCCTGGCGGCAATGGAGCGCGAGGGCTTCCGTGTGACCCATGTCTACGGCCTCACCGAGGTCTACGGGCCGGCGGTGGTCTGTGCGTGGAAGTCGGAGTGGAACGACCTGCCGATCGAGGAACAAGCCGACCTGAAATCGCGCCAGGGGGTGCGCTATCCGGTGCTCGAGGGACTGGAAGTCATGGACCCGGAGACGATGACGCCGGTGCCGGCGGACGGGACGACCATCGGCGAGGTGATGTTCCGGGGCAACGTGGTCATGCGCGGCTACCTCAAGAACCCGGCCGCCACCAAAGAAGCCTTCGCCGGCGGCTGGTTCCATTCCGGCGATCTGGGCGTCCGCCATCCGGACGGCTACATCCAACTCAAAGACCGCTCCAAGGACATCATCATTTCAGGCGGAGAAAACATCTCGTCCATCGAGGTGGAGGACGTCCTCTACCGGCACCCCGCGGTCTTGGCTGTCGCCGTCGTGGCCAAGCCGGACGACACGTGGGGCGAGACGCCGTGCGCCTTCGTGGAACTGCGGCCCGGGGCGGCAGAGGTGAGCGCCGACGACATCATCGCCTTCTGCCGCGCCAACCTCGCCCGCTACAAGTGCCCGCGCCACGTGGTGTTCTGCGAACTGCCGAAGACGTCGACCGGCAAAATCCAAAAATTCAAGCTGCGAGACATGGCGCGACAGTAG